TTAGCTTAAGCAAAAGCATTAAGCAGAAGCTATAGGAGTTCTAAGTTTACGAGCAAAGAGAAGTTTATCTCTGCGCTGGGCAAAAATAGATTCAGCATTACCAAGCAATTTGTCAAAAGGAGAAATATAGCCAATAGCAGAGTATAAACGCTCGCAATTAAGTGGTTAAGTAAAAGAGATCTTATATTTTGAGCCAAAATTACTAAGTATTTCATCTAAAGAAGAAGACAGATGAGAAAAAGAAAGATAAGCAGAAAAAGGCAACCAAAGATACTTAATACGTTGCCAAAGAATCTCAATAGCATTGAGTTCAGGAGAGTAAGGAGGCAAAAAGTAAAGAAATAAACCCTGTTGCTCCCAAAAGGAATGTTATCATCAAACCGTCAGAAGTATGAATAGGAGCATTATCTAAAACAACAATAGTCTTTCTTTGCAAAGAGGAAGCAAATAAATTAAAACACTCTATGACTATATCGCTAGTAATACTGCCTGTAAAAACAAAAGACTCTAAATGGTTTTCTTTGTTCATAAAAGCTAGTACATTTAACGGTAGCTCTCCACTTAATCGGGGCCGAGGTAAAGATTGAAAAAGTAGAGGAAAATACTGATAATCAAAATTAACAAAAAAAAGGTAGGATTATCAGTATGAACCCAACAGAAGTATTTTGCCCGAATATGGAATGCTTGGCTAGAGGAGAAGTAGGAAAAGGGAACATAAAAATACATAGCCAGAAAGAGAAAAGATACAAGTGCAAGGAATGTAAAAAGACATTTGCAGAAAGCAAAGGGACGATGTACTACAGAATCCATAAAATCAAGCAAGAAATAGACTTAGTGGAAGTAGTAATAACATTACTAGGAAATGGATGTCCGCTGCAAGCAATAGTAAAAGCACTTAAATTAGACGAAAGAACGGTAAGTAACTGGCAAAACAAAGCAGGGCAGCACTGCGAAAAAGTACATAAAGAGATAGTAGAAAAACCAAGAGAATTAGGACAAGTACAATGTGACGAAATAAGAGTGAAACAACAAGGAGCAATAGTATGGATGGCAATGGGGATAATGGTTCAAACGAGGCTATGGTTGGCAGGAGTAATAAGTAAAAATAGGGATATGGGATTGATAAGTGAATTGATGAGAAAAATAAGAAGTTGTGCAAAGACAGGAGAAATTTTGATATGTGTGGATGGATTAGTTTCTTATATAAGAGCAAGTTACAGAGCATTTAGAGATAAAGAAAAAGATGATGGGCAAGCAACAACAAAGTTCAAAGTGTGGTCAGGTCTAATGATTGCTCAAGTAGTCAAACAATATAGTGGAAAACTTCTAGTTGGAGTCCAACATAGAATAGTCAAAGGTAGCCTTGAGTCTGTAGAAAAGCTTATTACTCTTTCTCAAGGTAATGGTTGGATTAATACTTCTTTTATTGAAAGATTAAATGCTACTTTTCGCCAACGCCTTTCTTTCTTGGTTCGCAGAGGTCGTGCCTTATCTAAACAATCTCTCTCTTTACATTATTCTATGTTCTTAGTTGGCACTCTTTACAATTTCTGTACCTACCATAAAAGCTTACGTATTAAAATTAATGGTAAATATTATCCTCGTACCCCTGCTATGGCTTCTTCTATTACCGATCATTGCTGGTCTGTTCGTTCTTTGCTTTTATTTCGTATTCCTCCCCCTCCTTTTTCTCCTCCTCCCCTTCCTAAATCTCTTGGTCGTCCCAGATCTCTACTTGGCTTTTTCTCTCTTTCCTCTGGCCCCGATTAATTGGAGAGCTACCGGTTTTTTTTTTATTTTTCTTGAATACTATAGAATTGGTAAAAATATTTGTAACCAATTTTGATTAAAAAATATGCAAATGCCTCATTTAGAGGCATTTGCTAGTAGCGTAGTTATAAAACTTTGGAGCTACTATGATTATTGGTTCTTAAAAAAACTTACAAATGCTAATAAGGGAAAGTTTTTTAGCAAGGTTTTGAAAGACTATAAACTGCATCATCGATTTTATCTATAAGTGTGTCGGTTCGATAACGGTATTCAAGCTCAAACACTTTTTCGATTTTGGCAATGTTGGAAACAATATCATTTATAAGCTCTCTATCTTTTGGATCTAAATCACTAAACTGTATACCTGTATTTGATTTAGATATTGAATAACGTACCTCCACATACTCTAAAGTATAGTAAGGTAGTAAAGCTATTTGCATAGTTATTACTGAGCCAACAGGTATTGCTAAAGGACTTTCTATACTACACCCACCACAACTTAAACTTGTTATCATAGTAGGTGTAGTGGCATTAAAAAAAATCTTTGTCTATAATAGTTGCTTCACAAAAATATGGCACTCTTTATGCGCGGCGGTTTTCAAATTTATTTTCAAACTCTATAGAACGAATTCTTTCTACTTGACAACTTAAACTAGAGTTAATCATCATACGTAAAAGATCTGGATTAACTGGTTTAGCCAAGAAACCATTTATTCCAAGTTCGCTAATAATATTTTGAGTTGAAGAAATATCTTTAGTTGACATCACATTATAGGAATTTGATTAAAAGGACTAGTTTTACGGCAACGTTCTACAAACTCAAATCCACCCATTTTAGGCATCATTAAATCAGTAATAATTAATGAAACTTGAGTTAATTCAAGTAGTTCTAAAGCCTCTACTCCATTAGAAGTTGTCAAAACTTCATATCCTTCTTCCATTAAAAAATCTGATAAACTATTAAGGATTTCTACGGAATCGTCAACAACCAATAATCTTATATTCATAGTATTCTCCCAGTTATAGAAGTTATGGATTATGCCTACTTACGTTAAACTACCTTATGTAAATATTTTATAAAAATTTAGCAGTTTATTGTTAGTGGCTAATCTCTTGCTAGGCATATTGCATCTTTTTGTACCAAAGTAGATATATAAACTAAAATAACTAAAATCTTGATATATAAGGTTTTATCTCTACTAAATTTTATGAAGTTATTTAATATTAAGATTAGCTGAGGAAAAACGCCTCACCTAATTTACACATATGGCAAATATACCCAAGAAAAGTAGAAAATAATGAAGATTATATTAATAAAAATTTGAAAAATGTGTTAAAAAGCAAAATACTAGATAAACTTTAGTATATTTATTTCCTTATGTAATTTACTGTCATAAGGAGTGTTTGTTATATAGGTTTAGTTTTCTTGGATAAGAGGTTATGGATTATATATTATATTGTAGGGGTTACTTGAATGGAGCTAAAAAAATAATAAACCTGTCAGTTCACTTTCTAAACAAATATTATCCCAAACTTTAGATTTAGTTGCTGATGGGATTGTTGTCATTGATGAAAAACAACAAATTTCTATTTTTAACCATAGTGCTAGGGAAATATTTGGTTATTCTGAGGATGAAATATTAGGCAAATCAGTAAAACTTTTAATACCAAGTAGATTTTATGATGTTTATAATTCCTATATTGAACAGGTTTCTAACCAAACAGTTGTTTCTAATACAAAGCAAAAATTTTGGGGCTGCACAAAACTGGTAATGAGTTTTAATAGAGATTGCAATTTCTAAATCTTTGCAGATGGACAATTATTTTTTATAGCAACAATTCGAGATATATCTGAGCTTAAAATAGTAAATAAATTACTTCAACAACAAACTAAAATATTAACAAGTATATCTGAATCAATGACAATTTTTTGCAAGAACATGATGTAAAAAGGCTGTTTATCCAATATTAGAAGCTGTTTCTAATGAAACTAAAAGCCAATTTACAGGGCTAGGTTTTTATAGATAATGCAAAACTAGAAATTATTACTAATGTTAAACAAGTTATAAATGCTGAAATTAATAATCTTATGTGTGAAGAAATAGAAAAAAAAAAACATCTTTTGAAAAATATTTCATTACATAATCAACTTGCTTATTTAGCTAAAAAACTCTTTTAACTTCTTCAAACCAAATAGAAAATTTAACTAATGATAATCTTGCTGTAAAAAAATTTAAGCTAAGGAAATTTCTAAGTATTCCAATAAAATGCCAAAAACAAACAACTAGTGTTTTAATCTTAGCTAATGATACATTTGCTTATAATGAAAAAAATATAGAATTAGTAGAACCAGCAGTAGAAGCATTAGGTATAATTGTTGACAGCTATCAACATATTCAACAAAAACAAAGTTAGAAACCAACAAAAAGTTACTCAAAGAGAGCTTATTAACTAAAGCCATCAACAATCCGTGTTAGTTAGATTAGGTAGACAAGCCTTACTAGAATCAGATATCTCTAAGTTAATGGAATATTTTATAAATTCTATTAAAGAAATCTTAAACATAGATTGTTGTTTTATACTTGAATTTGACACAGATAACACTTTATTTTTTAAGAACAGAAAGTTTTGGACTTATAAAAAATGACTTAAAATTTAACCCTAATAGCTCAAGCTTTGCGTCTGTAAACTCTAACTCATTGGTAAATATATTATTGGGTTCTACAGGCCGCTTATTATTGATGACCTAGAAACAGATCTTAGGTTTAATGTACCTGAATTTTTTAGAATACAAAAATTTACTAGTGGAGTTAGTGTAGTTTTATACCTAGACAATGAAGTTTTTGGTTTTCTAGGGGCTTTTACTCGTAGCAAACGGCTTTTTACAAGCAATGAAGCTAATTTTTTACAAACAATTGCTCATACATTAGTTACAGCTATTAAGCGTAAACAAGATGAAGATAGACTGGGGAACACCTAAAACTTATAGATGCTTCTTATGAAGCTATAATCGCTTGTGACCTAAAAACAAAAAGTAATTTTTTGGAGCAGAAGCAGCTAATCTCTATGCAATAGAAAGGGAAAAAAGCCATAGGTGCAAAAATTTCTAATTTAATAATAAACCAGCAATCTAACCTAGTTAATAATATTATTGAAACTACCCTAAAATCTAATGAATGGGTAGGAGAAATTGCTAGTCAAGACTCTAAAGGAAATGATATGGTTGTTCTTAGCCATTGGTCGCTAGTTTATGATAATTCAGGAAACCCAAAAAAAATTTTTACTTGTTAATACTAATATTACAGAAAAAAGAAACTAGAAGCCCAGTTTTTAAGGACACAAAGAATGGAAAACTTGGGTTCTCTAGCTAGTGGTATAGCTCATGATCTAAATAATCTTTTTAACACCCATTACACTTTCTCTTGATCTACTTAAAAGGCGGGCAGATGAACGGAGCTTACGACTTATTGAGAGAGTAGAAACATCTACTAAACGGGATCGGAAATGGTTAAACAGATACTTTCTTTTGCTAAAGGTATAGAAAGTAGTCAAACTACCATAGATCTTCAAATATGTTCTTGAAGAATTACTTAACATGTTAAAAGTTAGTTTTCCTCAAAATATTAGAATATTTACAGACTATTCATCTAAAATATGGTTGGTGCTAGCAAATGCTACGCAGATCTTTCAAGTGCTTATGAATCTATGTGTTAATGCACGAGATGCTATGACTGAAGGTGGTATGCTTAGTATAAAAGTTAAAAATGTAATACTTGAAAATCTAGAGGATTTAAAGAATTAAAAAGTGCTGCTGCATTTGTACAAATTTCTGTTTCAGATACAGGAATTGGTATGAGCCAAGAACAAGTTAAAAAAATATTTGAGCCTTTTTTTACTACTAAAGGAGCTAAAGGTACAGGTTTAGGACTAGCAATGGTTGCTAGCATAGTGGAAAAACATAAAGGTATCATTAGAGTCCATAGCGAGTTAAATAAAGGAACTACTTTTCTATATATTTGCCTGCAATAAATGATGAAGAAATTAAAGAATCTTTGGGTGGAAAAAAAGAATCTCTTGTTGGTAATAATCAAACTGTGTTATTAGTTGACTCTGAAATATCTACTCTTGAGATCTAAAACAGCTTTAGAAGCTTATAATTATAAAATTTTATCAACTAATAGTGGTGCTGAAGCAATTGCAATTTATTTTGAAAAACAGCAAAACATTGATGTTGTTATAGTTGATATGTTGACAGCAGAAGTTGAAGGGGCTATTGTAATTTCTTCATTAAAAAAGCTAATCCCAAAATAAAAATAATTGCTACTAGTAATGATCTAAATGCTTACTCTAAACTGGATTCTTTGTCTAACTTAGTAAAAAAAGTTACTAAACCTTATACAGCAGAAACATTATTAAAATCTCTAAAAGAAATATTAAGTAATATAGATAGGTAATTACGATGAGTCAATTTTCTTATACAGGTAAAATACTATTAGTTGATGATGATGAAGCTTGTTTGTCTTTAATAGATTTAGTTCTTCAAGAAGAGGGATTTGATACAGTTGCAGTTAACAATGGTAAAGAAGCACTAAGAAGATTAGAAGAAGGTGATATAGATTTAGTTATCTCTGATGTACAAATGCCATATATTGATGGAGATACATTACTTAAGGAAATAAAAAAGCGAGATCCTAAAGTAGAAGTTATTCTAATTACTGCACATGCTAGCCTTATGGGTGCAGCTAATGCTATAAATAATGGTGCGCAAGATTATCTAACAAAACCTTTTAGTGCAACACAGCTAACAGATATAGTTAGGAAAGTTTTAGATAGAGTAAACAGTTCAGCAAAAACCGAAGATAAACAAGCAATCATCTCAGAAATAGAAAGCGATAAATTAGTTGGCAATAGTCCTATAATGCTAGAGTTGTTTAAGCAAGTAGGTAAGGTAGCAAAAACTGATTCTACTGTCCTTATTTTAGGTGAATCAGGGGTTGGAAAAGAAGTAATTGCAAAAAGGAAATTCATAAATTAAGCCACCGCTCTAAAGAAAACTTTGTTGCTGTAAATTGTGGTGCTTTAACAGAATCTTTACTTGAAACTGAACTTTTTGGACATATCAAAGGTGCCTTTACTGGCGCACAGTCTGATAAAACAGGACTTTTTGTTGAAGCAAACAAAGGAACTATATTTTTAGATGAAATTACTGAAACTAGCCTAGCTTTTCAATCAAAATTACTGCGTGTTTTACAGGAAGGAGAAGTTTTGGCTGTAGGAGCATCAAAACCTAAAAAAATTGATGTTAGAGTTATTGCTGCTAGTAATCAAAATATAGATCTTCTGGTTGAAGAAAAACTATTTAGACTAGATCTTCTTTATCGCCTTAGGGTTGTAGAACTAGTAGTTGCTCCTTTAAGAGAACGAAAAGGGGATATTTCTTTACTAATAGAGTATTTTCTTAATAAGCAAAAAAGTAAAAATCAAAGACAAATTGAAATATCAGAAGAAGCTATTGAATGCTTATCTAATTATCATTGGCCCGGAAATGTTCGTCAATTAGGACATGTTATTGAAAAACTTGTTGTTTTAGCAAAACATTCCAAAATTTTACTCGATGATCTACCTAAAGAAATTAAAGAGATGCCTATCTCATCTGTATCCAATAAAGATGAAAAAGAGAATCACTTAGTGCAAATAGTCTACTAAGTTTAGCAGAAGTGGAATATAAACATGTTGTTAATACCTTAAGTCAGTTGGGTGGAAATAAGTCTCAAACAGCCAGAATCTTAGGTATAGACAGAAAAACTTTAGATAGAATACTAAAACGTAACCTTGTAAATTAAGTAGGCTAATTGTAGAATTTGATTAAGCACAGTAAGTTTTTCTAGAAAAAGGCTTGTAAGACTTGCAATGAACTTAGAAATCTCTATAATAGTTGTTTCCAACAAAATCTTTCTCAATTTTATCTTATGGCGGGCATAGTTCAGTGGTTAGAACGCTTGACTGTGGATCAAGAGGTCGTGGGTTCAAGTCCCATTGCCCGCCCTTTTAGCTACCTACTAAATAATTCCATTCATTATATTTAAGCCTAAAATATTCTTTTTGCTCATTGTCTCCTTTTCGCGTACTTCCACCTATATTTCTATCTCAAATTTATATCAAAATGGGGATGAAAATAGGGATGACCAAAAGGAGGCTAAATGCCTAGAAATAAGGAAGGTTCTACCCGCATTAAAGATGGCAAGTTGTACGCAAGAGTTACTTATCAAGACGACAATGGCAAAACAAAAGAAATTTGCCGTAAGGCTGAAAACCGCACTCATCCTAAAGAATTAATAAAACAAATATTACGTACTTTGGACGATCATAAGTAAGCCTTTACAAGCTGAACAAATGACATTCCAAGAACTAGCTAATTTCTATATGAGAACTACTTACAAAAGGCTGAATATATAAACGGTCGAAAGTTTTTGGGCTACGTTCCTATGATACAGCACGATATAACTTTAAGCCTGTAGTAGAATACTTTTCAATAAACCATTAAAAATATCACTTATAGCGATATTAAAAAGTATCGGCTTGCAAGGCTAA
The sequence above is drawn from the Blastocatellia bacterium genome and encodes:
- a CDS encoding transposase, coding for MPPYSPELNAIEILWQRIKYLWLPFSAYLSFSHLSSSLDEILSNFGSKYKISFT
- a CDS encoding PilZ domain-containing protein, with the protein product MITSLSCGGCSIESPLAIPVGSVITMQIALLPYYTLEYVEVRYSISKSNTGIQFSDLDPKDRELINDIVSNIAKIEKVFELEYRYRTDTLIDKIDDAVYSLSKPC
- a CDS encoding response regulator produces the protein MNIRLLVVDDSVEILNSLSDFLMEEGYEVLTTSNGVEALELLELTQVSLIITDLMMPKMGGFEFVERCRKTSPFNQIPIM
- a CDS encoding PAS domain S-box protein; the encoded protein is MLSQTLDLVADGIVVIDEKQQISIFNHSAREIFGYSEDEILGKSVKLLIPSRFYDVYNSYIEQVSNQTVVSNTKQKFWGCTKLVMSFNRDCNF
- a CDS encoding sigma-54-dependent Fis family transcriptional regulator; translation: MSQFSYTGKILLVDDDEACLSLIDLVLQEEGFDTVAVNNGKEALRRLEEGDIDLVISDVQMPYIDGDTLLKEIKKRDPKVEVILITAHASLMGAANAINNGAQDYLTKPFSATQLTDIVRKVLDRVNSSAKTEDKQAIISEIESDKLVGNSPIMLELFKQVGKVAKTDSTVLILGESGVGKEVIAKRKFIN
- a CDS encoding sigma-54-dependent Fis family transcriptional regulator: MRGWKRSNCKKEIHKLSHRSKENFVAVNCGALTESLLETELFGHIKGAFTGAQSDKTGLFVEANKGTIFLDEITETSLAFQSKLLRVLQEGEVLAVGASKPKKIDVRVIAASNQNIDLLVEEKLFRLDLLYRLRVVELVVAPLRERKGDISLLIEYFLNKQKSKNQRQIEISEEAIECLSNYHWPGNVRQLGHVIEKLVVLAKHSKILLDDLPKEIKEMPISSVSNKDEKENHLVQIVY